The nucleotide window ATCAACACCGGTAAAGGGATTGCTCCGACGGATTTACCCCATCTATTTAAGCGGTTTTATCGGGTAGAATCCGATCGTTCTCGTCACACAGGAGGAACAGGATTAGGACTAGCGATCGCTTACGAAATTGTGCGCTTACATGGGGGGACAATTACCGTTGAAAGTCAGCTAAACCAAGCTACAACTTTTACCGTTTCTTTTGTGGCTAATAGTTAAAAATCGATTTCTTCGAGAATCATTTTTGCGATCGCGTCTTGTTCCCTTGGGGGTAGGTTTTTCAATTGAGCAATTGCCTGTTCTAAGTAGGTGGTCATAATTAAGCATCTCTATAGATTTTGTTCGTAGTAGGGCTTTAGCCCTCCCCTGCCAAGGATTAGCACAACTTTTAATTATAGCACTACGCAAAAACGTTAGGACATTTTTTGAAGGCAGCATCGACACATTCTCTAACTGTTTCAAATTCGGGTAACATTTGTTTCATCCAAGTTTTTAAAACAGACCACCAATTCTCAATTTTATTTAAATCTGGAGAGTAAGCTGGTAGATACCATAGTTCACAACCAGCTTCTTCTACAATTTCTCTGATGGTTTCTCCTTTATGAAATGTGGCATTATCCAAAATAATGATGTCACCTGGTTCCAATTGAGGAACCAAACTTTGAGATAACCAGGCTTCAAATAAATCTCTATTACAACAACCTTCAAAGGTTAAAGGAGCCAAAATTTTTCCTTCTTTTAAAGCACCAATCCAACTGACTCTTTCTCGTTTTTTCCCACATTTTAAATCGTAGCATCTTTCTCCTTTAGGGCTATAGCCATAAGGATAATCATCTCTATTATCAAACCCCGCTTCATCTAAATAAACTCTTTTCTTTTTCTCAATTAAAATAACTTTTTCTCGGAAAGCTTCTCGTTCTATTTCATTTCTTTCCTGATATCCGTAAGTTTTTTTTTCTTGTAATTCCCAGTTTTTTGCAAGTATAACTAATATTCTGTTGAGTGATGTTATTGCCCCATAGTTCAGCCATTCGCTTTTGAGTTTTACCTTTATTTTCTTTGACAAAACTTTTAAACTTTTCTTCATCTTCAATTTTACTATGTCTTCCCTGTTTATTAGCGATCGCTGCGTATTCTCCTGTTTCTTTTTCTCTTTTTAACCATAAATCTAAAGTATTACGACTAATTTTAAATAAACGACAGACATTTACTTTTTTATGCCCTCTTTTTACGGCTTTAACTGCTTTTTGCCGTAAATCATAGCTATAAGGTGCTGGCATATCTTGGCGATTGCTCCATAGCTTTTAAACTTCTTTCCTATTATACAAATGTCCTAACCATAATGCGTAGTGCTATATTTTTCTATTGTTCGTTTATTTATGCCCACCTACTTAGTAATTCTCTCATCGAGAGTCGAGAGTGAGGTTGTTTTTAAAATTTAAGTCGGTAATCTTTTAGATCAAAGGAATAATAGATTAAGGATTCAATTGATACCCCAAACCCCATAAACGTAATAAATTTCGACATCCCTCTGTAAAATCTTCTCGGAAATCAATAATTTGAAAGCTTGGTAAAACCCAAGAGAAACTTTCAAAATCGCAAGACTCATAAAGAATAGGAACAATTCTATTTTCAAAACGTTTTTGTTGAAGGGCAAAAATCAACTCTCGCTTAACCCACATTGACTTTACTGAATTTGTAGAAAGAACAACAAGAAACCAGTCACATCTTCTTAAAGCACTACCTATTTCATCATGCCATTGCTGTGCCCCTATAATGTTCGTTTTGCTATACCAAAGAGGGATACCATGACGACGTAATTCATTCACTAATTTAGATATAAATTCATGATCTTGGCTCGAATGGGAGAGAAATGCTTCACTAGGTATCATATTAAAAAAAACTAGAATCTCATTAGGCAACAGCTTTAAGAGCTTGAGCAATTTTTTTCAAACCTTCCTCATCTTGTTCAAGATTTGGCACATGAATCATTTGAAATTGTTCAAGATTAAAAATCCAAGGAATATCTTCTCGATCAAGTTGTTCTGAGGGAGCAGCAATGACAGGAATCAAGCGGCCTTTGTATTTCCGTGTACCTAGGGCATAACCTACCTCATTGTTTACATAAGAAGAATGAACCGAAGAAGGAGTTAGCAAAACAACCATTGCATCTGATTCTTCAAGAGCGTTACCTATACTTTTTGCCCAGTTTTCTCCAGGTAACAATTGAGACTCGTCCCAAACCTCAAACCCGGCTTGCCTAAGAGTATCAGCAACTTTTTTAGCTAATTTTGTATCAGTGTGAGAGTGGCTGATAAATACTTTCATATAATTTTAGAGTTTAAAATTCTCGAATTAATTTATTCTTTCATTATAGCAAAAACTCATCCTTTAACTGATAAAAATTAACGCTGTAGTCCCTGACTTCACAATATCTCTGGATCTAATTCTTGTGTTTTACCAGCGCGATACTCAGCCATTGCTTCTGCTGCCAATTTAGCAAGGATATCTTGAGATTTGGCAAATGTTGCCTCCCATCGTGCCTCTGAGTCGATTTCTTCGAGAATCATTCTTGCGATCGCATCTTGTTCACTTGAGGGCAGGTTTTTTAACTGAGCAATTACCTGTTCTAGTAATTCAGTCATTCTAACTAAGGTTTTACTTTATTTACTCCTACTACAGTCTTTGCTTACCTCGCTTCTTAATCGTTTCAAGCAAACTGGGTAAAGAGGAATCATTATATTCAGTGTAATCTCCGGTCTTTAGTTGTTCTGCACCTACTGCAAGATCACGCTTTAAGACTTCCAATTTATATTTAATTTCTTCACTATTTAACAATGAAGATTGAACTTTTTGCGCTAGGAGTTCTCGTTCTTCTTGGTTAAGAGAAAGGATAATTTGAGCAAGAGAATCTATTAATTTGATGTTAATTGAAGCAGTAGGCTGACTCATAGTAATAATTTTGAATTTTTTTCTATTTTATCAAAAACTTTTGAGGTCTAATTATTTGGGTTTAAGAAGCATGATACTCAGCCATTGCTTCTGCTGCCAATTTAGCCAGGACATCTTGAGATTTGTCTGAGTCGATTTCTTCGAGAATCATTGTTGCGATCGCGTCTTGTTCACTAGGGGGTAGGTTTTTTAATTGAGCAATTGCCTGTTCTAGTAATTCAGTCATCATCTCCTTATTTTTATTAAATAGCTACTAATCATTATTGCTTAGATTAATAGATAAGTAGCTGATCATAATTAAACATTGCTCTCTAACTTTCTTTTAAGAATCTCTTGCATTTCCCTTAAATCTTCCTCAGTCTGGGGAAATTTATATCTAGGACTATTAGGATCGCCACGTTTGATCAAAGCTTCGATCGCTTCATCATCTTCTCGATGAGCTAAAATATAAGCTCTTAACTCTTGACGAGTCATATGATTAAAGTCAGGTTTAGTCATTGTTGAACCTTACAATACTACACAACTTATAGAGAAAATCATTGTTGATGACGAGAACGAGCCTTATCTCGAATACGTTGTAATTGTACAACCTCTTCAAAATCATAACGACTCGTGTCTTCAGACGAACGTTTGAATCGAAGTATTTTAGGAAAATGTCCCATTCTCCCGTGAAGTTCGGCAATTAGTGGAGCGGTAATAGTAGCAAATCCTGGAACATTAACCAAAATGTTAAGTTCCTGCCATTGTTCATCAGTCAAAGCAATTTCATCGACAGATTTAGCAACTTGATCCTCAAAAGAGTTATTTTCATTAAAATGAATAGGTACTTTAGGTGGCTGGACTATTTCCGAAATATGAAGTCCTGTTTTCTCTTCAATTTGTCTGATCTGGTTTTCAGTAACTGGATGCGTAAAATTGAGGATAATACCTTGTTCTTTTCCATTTGCTCCTGTCATAAAGAGAATATCCTCACGGTTGGCCTGAAATACATCTGAGCCTCGCTTTAAGTAAATACCCGGTTTTATTTTCTCACATTCTCTTGTGATTTCGTGAGGTTTATTACGAGAACGATCAATAATAATTACGCCAATTTTTTTACTAATTTCTGGCGGAATAATTTCTTGATAGCTAACTATTGGAACTGGGTTAGTGAACTCATTAAGTGCTTGTTGAATCAAACGTTGATAACTATCTAAATTATCATTTACTCCATAGATTATTTCTTCGATTGAATTGGTTATTCTATCTTTTTTATCAACTACGCCTACAATAAAGTATCCTGTTCCGCCAGATGCGTTGGCCATTGCCACTATTAACTTCGCAAGCCTTGCTCTGCTTGGTTTATCAGTAAGAGGAAACTCTCGTTTCATTTCTACTTTTGTCCCCTCAGTGCCATTGATTACCCAACGTTCTATTTCTGTCCAAAGCGAACGCGACATGATTTGCCTCCTTTTATATCTATATTTAATGTAATTTTTGCCCAATTAAAATTAAGAATAGCAATTAAACTTTACACAACTTGCTAAGATAGATTATTTACCGTTAGCATATTTATGTATTGTAATATAACTTTCAGAATCTTGTTGATAGTGACTAACCATTGCCTCAGCTTGACTTTCTAGAATACGTCTCCGTTCAGCCATTGGTAACTTTAAAAACTCTTGACGTTGGGTTAAAGAAAGCTCTTTATCTTCAACAGAATAAGAACTATCCTCTGGAACTAAAATAACCACTTCCACAGTTTGCCCCTCTGCAAGATTCGGAGCTTGAATTTCAATCCTATTTCCGGGTAAAACTTTTGCCGTTAAATATAAAGTTGATTTCATATTTTTAATTTACCTCTTAAAAAAATCAGCGATCGCCTCTTGTGCCAAAGCCTCTAATTTACCCTCAGCAATGTCTTTTTCTAACTGCTGATCCCATCGTTGCTCATCTACTTCATAAAACCATTCTCTAAGTTTATAAAACTCCTCAGATGCAAGTTGAAGAATAGTTGCTTCTATTTGCTCAAGTGTTAACATAAACCTCTCAAGATTTTAATTGGATTGTAACTTAAATTATATGTTACTCCTTAAGAGTCGTTTTCAAATTGCTCTTTTTCTTTAATAAGCTGACGAATTTTCTCGATGACTTCTGGTTTTAACTCAGGCTCCGGTTCAACCTTTTCTCGTTGTTCTAAAATAGCTTTAATTTCTGTGGGTGAAGCCTCCCCTAATTGTTCTAATAATCTTTTTAAAGATTCTGCTTGTTGTTGTATATTTTTTCTTATATATTTTTTATACATAATACTACTATAACTAGGTTAAAGTAAAAAAATAGTTTTAAGTTACTCCCCAATCATAATGTCATAAGGCTAAAGCCTTACTACGAACTGATACTATTTTACATTTATACCAAATTCATTGGCCGTCTGGTTCTTTTAATTCGGAAATTGTCCCGATCGAAGAAACTATGAGTGCCCTAAATCATCTTAAAGAACAAGGGAAAATTAGAGCGATCGGAGTGTCAAACTTTTCTCGGACTCAACTCGAAGAAGCGATGCAATATGGACGCATAGATAGCTTACAGCCTCCTTATTCTCTATTTTGGCGACAAATTGAACAGGATACGATGCCCTATTGTATTGAGCAAAATATCTCGATTTTAGCCTATTCTTCCCTGGCTCAAGGACTCTTAACTGGCAAATTTAGCCCAGATCACCAATTTAAAGAAGGGGATAACCGCAGAGATAACAAACTTTTTCAAGGGGACAATTATCAACGGGCACAAAAGGCTTTAGATCAACTCCGTCCTATTGCCGATCGCTATCATTGCAGTTTAGCTCAATTAGCTTTAGCTTGGTTAATTACCCAACCCCAAACCAATGCGATCGCCGGTGCCCGCAATGCCGAACAAGCGACAGACAACGCTAAAGCCGGAGAAGTTAAACTTTCTGAGGAAGATATTAAAGAAATTGATCGAATTGGGCGACAAGTAACCGATCCTTTAGATAATAATCCTGTGATGTGGAACTGGTAAATTGAGCCATTGTGAAATACTTTTTTTTATCTGAAGGCTGGATCGTTGGACGGGTATGGGAATTTGGCGGACTTTGGGATGAAACATCCCGGCGACGAAAACCGTATATAAAGCGTCTGAATTTGGGGATGGTGGAACGGGGTCAAGTTTTATGGCTTCATGAAGTTGAAGAGGCTGTAATCATGGTAGAAGTGATGCCTACCCCCGATGTGACTAACCCCGGTCCTTTCGGTAAAGTCATTCTCAGTCGCTTACTGTCTGGGGAACAAGTTGTAGACTGTCTGGGGAAAGCGGACGGAGTGGTTAAAGTTCATTCCTAATTAACCTCGTATATATCACATTACTTTCTATTTGTCAAGCTTGTTACCCTCTCTTTCTAAAGAAAGACGCGCTCGCCATTGATGAGTAGGGTTTTTTTCTCTCCAATGGATGAAGGAATATTAAAAACTATTGCGTTATGTTAAGAATCAAGACACATAAAAAACCTGTAATTATTTGTTTTGAGGATAAAATTATGGAAAGCAGACAAGCACCTGACTACTACACCGAACAAGCTCAACGTAAGTATGGTGAATTCGGAACTAAGTTTGAATTCGGTTCTAACCCCAGTGCTGAGTTATGGAATGGTCGTCTAGCGATGATTGGCTTCTTAGGAGCATTAATCATTGAGTTAACCACAGGCCAAGGGTTTTTCCACTGGCTCGGCCTGTTCTAGAGCTAACTCTTCTTTAGAAGATCATTAATAAGATAAGTTTGGAGATGGAAGCCCAAGGGTTTTCATCTCTATATTAAATTTTAGTATACCCTATTTTTCAATTAATTTAGCTTTTGATGGGTCACGACTGCCATAAAGTACCGTCCAAACCATGTCACGATTGTAATACAACCAACGAGGAAACTGTTTAGGATTAACTTCACTAAAAATTATCCAACTACTTTCGGTGGGAATTTCATCAGGAGACAGGGGTTTTTCCCCTTGATAATTATTGGCTTTATAGCTTTTCATTTCCCCTTGATATTTCTGCTGATTAAACGTATCAAATCGTTCGCGGAATTTGTCGAAATAGTCATAGACATCCCCACTCGGTGGCGAAATATGGGCTGAAGAAGAAGCTTGCATAGCTCTAACCATATAATTCCACATTTTAGACCCGCCGGGTTCAGCGCCAATATATAAAGGACTGCCCAAAATTTCTGAAGCTTGATCATTAGTTTCTATCAATTGCATTTGCAGCTTACCTAACATTTGAGAAATTGTATTGACCATAGGTCCAATATATGCCGTAACAATATAGCCAGGATTAATCACAAAACTGTTGAGCGCTCCACCTAAACTAATCACATTATTTAAAGCCGCTAACCCTTCTAAAGAAGTGCCAAACATAGCTGGATTTGAGCTACTCCAATTAACAATTACATTAGCAACGGTCACAGCACCCGGAATTATTTTACCTGCCGCCAAATAGTAGGGATTTTCTGCCGCACTGCTTAACGCTCCAGCAAAGGTAAATAAATGATCCGTCATTGACCATAAAAATGCTGTAGAGCCATCTGAATTAGAATCTCCTCCTAAAAACTGTAACCGTAAAGCTTGTTTAGCTTTAGTCTGAGCTTCTAAAACTTTTTGACGATTTTTAGCAAGTTCTTTCTTATATTGTTGATCTTTTTTCTGAAAAGCTTGGTAACAATTTTCTCCGACGGTTCTAACTTGACCCATTAAATCTTTAAATTCTTGAATTTCTGCGTTTAAAGGTTTTTGGGTTTTATTTTGTTTAAGATACCAATGGGCGAAAGTCTCAACGGTATCTCTATAGTTTTGCCATCTTTTCCAGTGAGGATTATTGTCTGTATCCGGCACTAACTCATTGTCATCAAAAAACATAGCCGAACTGAGATTATCATAAGCTTCAGCTAGGTCATCATAGTTATTAATTGTGACCTCTTCTTCGTAGTTACCGGGTGGCGTTAATTTAACCGTTATTTTAACGGCCTGAGAAATTTCTTGATTAGACCAATCATTAGTTTCATCAGAACCATTTCCCCGTTGAATTAAGTTCTGTGGAGTAGTTAAAGGTTGAAAAGATTTTAAAATGGGGTTTTTTGGAGGATTTATGTCGGTCTGTGGAGGGGAATATGAATTATCAGCAAAAATAGCAATGTTAGCTAAATTATGGGAAGATGAGGCCGCTTTTTCGATCTGAGCTTGTAATTGATCTTCATTGGTGGGGTTTGACTGTTCCTGTTTTTCTGGGGTTGACTTTTGAGTCGTCCTAGGTCTTGTCAGTGAACTAACGACTGAAGAAGAGGAAACTTTCTGAAGATTAATGAGTTTCACTTTAACTCGCCCAGATGTCTAATGCTGCGCCCCTTATTATAGCTTAAATGTTTCCTAATAACCTCTATCTTTAGTATCAATTAGGGACAGGCAACTATCACACTGTCCCTATTAAGAATAATGTTCTGGCTTTTATTTAAATTTGATTTAAAGCTTGCTGTAGACGAAGCTTATCCCATCCTTTATGGTTTAATAAAATCCAAGATTGAATCAGATCGGGGCCTTGTAATTCTCCCATTAAACCCGCCCGCAAAGATTTCATCACTAATCCTTTTTTCACTTTTTGGGTTTTAGTCACTTGGTTAACGAGTGCTTTGGCTTCTTCATCAGTTAAGGACGGTTTTATCCCTTCTATTACCTCGTTGAGAATGTCTTTTACCCCCTCAAGTTTTAATTGGGCGATCGCCTCATCACTAAACTTAATCGACTCTCCAAATAATAAACGACTTTCAGCCGGTGCATCTTTAAGACGAGTCATAGAAGGAGCAATTAAAGCCGTTAATTGGGTTAACCAAGGACGGTCTTGATCAAGATTTACCTCATATCCGGCCTCTTGCCAATAGGGAATAATTAACTC belongs to Gloeothece citriformis PCC 7424 and includes:
- the csx15 gene encoding CRISPR-associated protein Csx15; translation: MSRSLWTEIERWVINGTEGTKVEMKREFPLTDKPSRARLAKLIVAMANASGGTGYFIVGVVDKKDRITNSIEEIIYGVNDNLDSYQRLIQQALNEFTNPVPIVSYQEIIPPEISKKIGVIIIDRSRNKPHEITRECEKIKPGIYLKRGSDVFQANREDILFMTGANGKEQGIILNFTHPVTENQIRQIEEKTGLHISEIVQPPKVPIHFNENNSFEDQVAKSVDEIALTDEQWQELNILVNVPGFATITAPLIAELHGRMGHFPKILRFKRSSEDTSRYDFEEVVQLQRIRDKARSRHQQ
- a CDS encoding chlorophyll a/b-binding protein — translated: MESRQAPDYYTEQAQRKYGEFGTKFEFGSNPSAELWNGRLAMIGFLGALIIELTTGQGFFHWLGLF
- a CDS encoding DUF6887 family protein is translated as MTKPDFNHMTRQELRAYILAHREDDEAIEALIKRGDPNSPRYKFPQTEEDLREMQEILKRKLESNV
- a CDS encoding IS630 family transposase, translated to MNYGAITSLNRILVILAKNWELQEKKTYGYQERNEIEREAFREKVILIEKKKRVYLDEAGFDNRDDYPYGYSPKGERCYDLKCGKKRERVSWIGALKEGKILAPLTFEGCCNRDLFEAWLSQSLVPQLEPGDIIILDNATFHKGETIREIVEEAGCELWYLPAYSPDLNKIENWWSVLKTWMKQMLPEFETVRECVDAAFKKCPNVFA
- a CDS encoding toll/interleukin-1 receptor domain-containing protein — translated: MKVFISHSHTDTKLAKKVADTLRQAGFEVWDESQLLPGENWAKSIGNALEESDAMVVLLTPSSVHSSYVNNEVGYALGTRKYKGRLIPVIAAPSEQLDREDIPWIFNLEQFQMIHVPNLEQDEEGLKKIAQALKAVA
- a CDS encoding toll/interleukin-1 receptor domain-containing protein — translated: MIPSEAFLSHSSQDHEFISKLVNELRRHGIPLWYSKTNIIGAQQWHDEIGSALRRCDWFLVVLSTNSVKSMWVKRELIFALQQKRFENRIVPILYESCDFESFSWVLPSFQIIDFREDFTEGCRNLLRLWGLGYQLNP
- a CDS encoding helix-turn-helix domain-containing protein produces the protein MPAPYSYDLRQKAVKAVKRGHKKVNVCRLFKISRNTLDLWLKREKETGEYAAIANKQGRHSKIEDEEKFKSFVKENKGKTQKRMAELWGNNITQQNISYTCKKLGITRKKNLRISGKK